In one Brevibacterium sp. CBA3109 genomic region, the following are encoded:
- the paaK gene encoding phenylacetate--CoA ligase PaaK: MTANDLDAGQRMSLDELRADQLANLQSTVTKVYEKVPFYRQAFDELGVTPADITSLDDIAKLPFTNKQDLRDNYPFGMFAVPREEVARVHASSGTTGLPTVVGYTLGDLDKWGSLIARSILGAGGKRGQMMHNAYGYGLFTGGLGVHGAERHGFTVIPVSGGQTQRQVQLIQDFKPDIITATPTYLLTILDEFRRQGVDPTTTSLKTAICGAEPWTDEMRKEIEKSFSINAVDIYGLSEVMGPGVACESAETKDGPTIWEDHFYPEIVDPYTGEALPDGEEGELVFTSLTKEALPIIRYRTHDLASLLPGTASPNFRRISRITGRSDDLMIIRGVNVYPANVESVLFEFEHLSPHFQLVLTRPGRMDEVTVEVECREGVGAVELDGLNGQVASRIKQRLGVSSTVSVLQPGELPRSVGKLKRIIDRREGLR; the protein is encoded by the coding sequence ATGACTGCCAATGATCTCGACGCCGGCCAGCGCATGAGCCTCGATGAGCTGCGTGCCGACCAGCTCGCCAACCTCCAGTCCACGGTCACGAAGGTCTATGAGAAGGTGCCGTTCTATCGGCAGGCGTTCGACGAGCTCGGCGTGACCCCTGCCGACATCACCAGCCTTGACGACATCGCGAAGCTGCCATTTACGAACAAACAGGACCTGCGCGACAACTATCCGTTCGGGATGTTCGCCGTTCCGCGTGAAGAGGTCGCTCGTGTCCACGCGTCCTCGGGCACGACCGGACTGCCGACCGTCGTGGGCTATACGCTGGGCGACCTCGACAAGTGGGGCAGCCTCATCGCACGCTCAATCCTCGGCGCAGGCGGAAAACGTGGTCAGATGATGCACAACGCCTACGGCTACGGGCTGTTCACCGGCGGTCTGGGCGTCCACGGTGCGGAGCGGCACGGGTTCACAGTCATCCCGGTCTCCGGTGGGCAGACTCAGCGGCAGGTGCAGCTGATCCAGGACTTCAAGCCCGACATCATCACGGCCACGCCGACCTATCTGCTGACCATCCTCGACGAGTTCCGCAGGCAGGGCGTCGACCCCACGACGACGAGTCTGAAGACCGCGATCTGCGGCGCCGAGCCGTGGACGGACGAGATGCGCAAGGAGATCGAGAAGTCCTTCAGCATCAATGCCGTCGACATCTACGGCCTGTCCGAAGTCATGGGCCCTGGTGTGGCCTGCGAATCCGCAGAGACCAAGGACGGCCCGACCATCTGGGAGGATCACTTCTACCCGGAGATCGTCGACCCCTACACCGGCGAGGCCCTGCCCGACGGCGAGGAGGGCGAACTTGTCTTCACTTCGCTGACGAAGGAGGCGCTGCCGATCATCCGCTACCGCACACATGATCTGGCGAGCCTTCTGCCCGGCACTGCGAGCCCAAACTTCCGCCGCATCTCGCGCATCACCGGCCGGTCCGACGACCTCATGATCATCCGCGGCGTCAACGTCTACCCGGCCAACGTCGAGTCCGTGCTCTTCGAGTTCGAACACTTAAGCCCCCACTTCCAGCTGGTGCTCACTCGTCCCGGTCGCATGGACGAAGTCACCGTCGAGGTCGAGTGCCGCGAAGGCGTGGGCGCTGTCGAACTCGACGGGCTGAATGGCCAGGTCGCGTCTCGGATCAAGCAGCGCCTGGGCGTCTCGTCGACCGTGTCGGTGCTCCAACCCGGTGAGCTGCCCCGCTCGGTCGGCAAGCTCAAGCGCATCATCGACCGCCGCGAGGGCCTCAGGTGA
- the paaI gene encoding hydroxyphenylacetyl-CoA thioesterase PaaI, which yields MGEPSHEATATVHGDEGEEPAGAAAMFANDRASQHLGITVDDHGPGWAQCSMTITEIMTNGHDITHGGYVFLFADTTFAMACNYPGSITVASGGDIDFLKPTFMGDHLIAHGREVVKQGRSGVYDVEVRRGDEIIAVYRGRSRTLPPPKPTTTSP from the coding sequence ATGGGAGAACCCAGCCACGAGGCGACAGCGACAGTCCACGGCGACGAAGGCGAGGAGCCGGCCGGCGCCGCGGCGATGTTCGCCAACGATCGCGCCTCCCAGCATCTGGGCATCACCGTCGACGATCACGGCCCCGGCTGGGCGCAGTGTTCGATGACGATCACCGAGATAATGACCAACGGCCACGACATCACCCACGGCGGCTATGTCTTCCTCTTCGCCGACACCACCTTCGCGATGGCCTGCAACTATCCGGGTTCGATCACAGTCGCCTCCGGCGGAGACATCGACTTCCTCAAGCCCACCTTCATGGGCGATCACCTTATCGCTCACGGTCGCGAAGTCGTCAAGCAGGGCCGTTCCGGCGTCTACGACGTCGAAGTCAGACGCGGTGACGAGATCATCGCGGTCTATCGCGGCCGCTCCCGCACCCTGCCACCGCCGAAGCCGACGACGACCTCACCCTGA
- the paaA gene encoding 1,2-phenylacetyl-CoA epoxidase subunit PaaA produces MTTQVNETELEAQFADTISRKDRIEPRDWMPEKYRKTLVRQVAQHAHSEIIGMQPEGNWISRAPSLRRKAILLAKVQDEAGHGLYLYSAAETLGATRDELTEKLIAGKQKYSSIFNYPTLSYTDVGTIGWLVDGAAICNQVPLCRTSFGPYGRAMIRICKEESFHQRQGYELLMTMMRGTEEQRASVQESVNRFWWPSLMMFGPPDDDSPNTEQSMEWGIKTHTNDELRQKFVDMSVPQAEALGVTFPDEGLKWNEERGHYDFSTPDWDEFWAVVKGNGPCNEQRVAHRKRAWDEGAWVREAALAFAENSAADTENTAAEEAAK; encoded by the coding sequence ATGACGACGCAAGTCAACGAAACAGAACTCGAGGCGCAGTTCGCCGACACGATCAGCCGTAAGGACCGGATCGAGCCGCGTGACTGGATGCCGGAGAAATACCGCAAGACTCTCGTGAGGCAGGTGGCCCAGCACGCCCACTCGGAGATCATCGGCATGCAGCCCGAGGGCAACTGGATCTCCCGTGCACCCTCGCTGCGTCGCAAAGCGATCCTGCTGGCCAAGGTCCAGGACGAGGCCGGTCACGGTCTCTACCTCTACTCGGCGGCCGAGACCCTGGGAGCCACGCGCGATGAGCTGACTGAGAAGCTCATCGCCGGTAAACAGAAGTACTCCTCGATCTTCAACTATCCGACGCTGTCCTACACCGATGTCGGCACGATCGGCTGGCTCGTCGACGGCGCCGCGATCTGCAATCAGGTGCCCCTGTGCCGGACCTCCTTCGGCCCCTACGGTCGCGCGATGATCCGCATCTGCAAGGAAGAGTCCTTCCACCAGCGTCAGGGCTACGAACTGCTGATGACGATGATGCGCGGGACCGAGGAGCAGCGGGCCTCGGTGCAGGAGTCGGTCAACCGCTTCTGGTGGCCATCGCTGATGATGTTCGGCCCGCCGGATGACGACTCGCCGAACACCGAGCAGTCGATGGAGTGGGGCATCAAGACCCACACGAATGACGAGCTGCGTCAGAAGTTCGTCGACATGTCCGTCCCGCAGGCCGAGGCCCTGGGCGTGACCTTCCCCGACGAGGGGCTGAAATGGAACGAGGAGCGCGGTCACTACGACTTCTCAACCCCGGATTGGGATGAATTCTGGGCCGTGGTCAAGGGCAACGGGCCCTGCAACGAACAGCGTGTTGCCCACCGCAAACGCGCATGGGACGAAGGAGCCTGGGTGCGCGAAGCAGCGCTCGCCTTCGCCGAGAACTCCGCCGCCGACACCGAGAACACCGCCGCCGAGGAGGCCGCGAAATGA
- the paaB gene encoding 1,2-phenylacetyl-CoA epoxidase subunit PaaB translates to MSAETQTPATRGEWPLYEVFVRGKRGLNHVHVGSLHAADDQMAIHHARDVYTRRNEGVSLWVVRSSSITASSPDEKDPMFAPAGDKVYRHPTFYDIPDDVPHM, encoded by the coding sequence ATGAGTGCAGAGACACAGACACCAGCGACTCGTGGCGAATGGCCCCTCTACGAAGTATTCGTACGCGGCAAGCGCGGACTCAACCACGTTCACGTCGGATCCCTGCACGCCGCCGATGACCAGATGGCGATCCACCATGCCCGCGACGTCTACACCCGCCGCAATGAGGGCGTGAGCCTGTGGGTCGTCCGCTCCTCGTCGATCACGGCCTCGAGTCCCGACGAGAAGGACCCCATGTTCGCCCCGGCAGGCGACAAGGTCTACCGCCATCCCACCTTCTATGACATCCCCGACGATGTCCCCCACATGTGA
- the paaC gene encoding 1,2-phenylacetyl-CoA epoxidase subunit PaaC produces MTNEPSINVDHDEAGANIEHGDHDNAYSGLLVNDAHWAFGTDFEDPLAGVDTTVPSGVDSHELAVYCQMLGDDALIFSQRISEWCSKAPDLEEDIALANIALDLLGQSRLLLARTAAADPSLVPQLPEGSPVPDEDRLAFFREDLAFRNVRLAEVPNGDFAEAVAKILIYSTWRLAIFERLQSSRDTVLSAIAVKGVKEMSYHRDFAGRWVLTLARGTEESKTRLLTALDGLWPLWDELFETHPVEASVAAAGIGVDPAEVADEAGVILDQVFAAAGIDRPERGALAGVRGQKGRDGLHTEALSKMLADMQVVARQYPEGQW; encoded by the coding sequence ATGACCAACGAACCTTCCATCAACGTCGATCACGACGAGGCCGGAGCCAACATCGAGCACGGTGACCACGACAACGCCTACTCGGGTCTGCTCGTCAACGACGCACACTGGGCCTTCGGCACCGACTTCGAAGACCCCCTGGCCGGCGTCGACACCACCGTCCCCTCGGGCGTCGACTCACATGAGCTCGCGGTCTACTGCCAGATGCTCGGTGACGACGCGCTGATCTTCTCCCAGCGCATCTCCGAATGGTGCTCCAAAGCGCCCGACCTCGAAGAGGACATCGCGCTGGCCAACATCGCTCTGGACCTGCTGGGCCAGTCCCGGCTCCTGCTCGCCCGGACGGCGGCCGCCGACCCGAGCCTCGTGCCGCAGCTGCCCGAGGGCTCGCCGGTGCCCGACGAAGATCGTCTCGCGTTCTTCCGTGAGGACCTGGCGTTCCGCAATGTCCGCCTCGCCGAGGTGCCCAACGGTGACTTCGCCGAGGCGGTCGCGAAGATCCTCATCTACTCCACCTGGCGTCTGGCGATCTTCGAGCGCCTGCAGTCGAGCAGGGACACCGTCCTTTCGGCCATCGCAGTCAAGGGCGTCAAGGAGATGTCCTACCACCGCGACTTCGCCGGCCGCTGGGTCCTCACCCTGGCTCGCGGCACCGAGGAATCCAAGACTCGCCTGCTCACAGCGCTCGACGGACTCTGGCCCCTGTGGGACGAACTCTTCGAGACCCACCCAGTCGAAGCCTCGGTGGCGGCCGCTGGGATCGGTGTCGATCCCGCCGAGGTGGCCGATGAGGCCGGGGTCATCCTCGACCAGGTCTTCGCCGCAGCCGGCATCGATCGCCCCGAACGGGGCGCGCTGGCCGGAGTGCGAGGACAGAAAGGTCGCGACGGACTGCACACCGAAGCACTGTCGAAGATGCTCGCCGACATGCAGGTCGTCGCCCGCCAGTACCCGGAAGGACAATGGTGA
- the paaD gene encoding 1,2-phenylacetyl-CoA epoxidase subunit PaaD translates to MVTAALQTRMSGTPAEALDRARVAAARVRDPEMPMLTLVDLGVLRDVAIEDGRVVTTITPTYSGCPAMATMRDDLQRELQDAGFEGAEVRVSLTPAWTSDWITEEGRAALKGAGISPPGQAPKHQGPVALTLMPTKRALTCTLCGSADVKLSSEFGPTACKAMYQCLDCLEPFQHVKEI, encoded by the coding sequence ATGGTGACCGCAGCACTTCAGACCCGCATGTCCGGCACCCCCGCCGAGGCGCTCGATCGTGCCCGCGTCGCCGCAGCTCGCGTGAGAGACCCGGAGATGCCGATGCTCACGCTCGTCGATCTCGGCGTGCTTCGTGATGTCGCGATCGAAGACGGACGCGTCGTCACGACCATCACCCCCACCTACTCGGGATGCCCGGCGATGGCGACGATGCGTGATGACCTGCAGCGCGAACTCCAGGACGCGGGATTCGAAGGCGCCGAGGTGCGGGTGTCCCTGACACCGGCCTGGACGAGTGATTGGATCACCGAGGAAGGGCGGGCGGCGCTGAAAGGTGCTGGAATCTCCCCACCCGGGCAGGCACCGAAGCATCAGGGGCCCGTGGCTCTGACCCTGATGCCCACGAAGCGGGCGCTGACCTGCACCCTGTGCGGTTCTGCCGATGTGAAGCTGTCCTCGGAATTCGGGCCGACGGCATGCAAGGCGATGTACCAATGCCTCGACTGCCTCGAACCGTTCCAACATGTGAAGGAGATCTGA
- the paaE gene encoding 1,2-phenylacetyl-CoA epoxidase subunit PaaE has protein sequence MTETINQSAEATATTEPNDETEPTGSSTRSSFYPLTVKSVDHLTEDSAAVTFDVPDEYAESFDFAAGQSLTLRRMIDGGEHRRSYSICAPAGTDPRIGVREIPDGLFSQWLVNDVRPGETIEVQPPSGSFQADPDLGGRHLCIAAGSGITPMLSIASTVLSNPDASLTLLYGNRTTNTVMFAEELADLKDSRNQQLDLIHVLSREPREVDLFSGRLDEKKLRALLTNLVPIGDMDHVWLCGPFGMLSDARAVLAEFGVPKDKIHFELFYVDEPPPEVVHADKVVEGATSDVTIVLDGRRTTSAMSQGKTILDSAQESRSDLPFACKGGVCGTCRAKVCGGEVDMVRNYALEDAEVQENFVLTCQTFPVSDEVTVDYDS, from the coding sequence ATGACCGAAACGATCAATCAGAGCGCCGAGGCGACTGCCACGACCGAGCCCAACGATGAGACGGAGCCGACCGGCAGCTCCACCCGGTCGAGCTTCTACCCGCTGACCGTGAAGTCGGTCGACCACCTGACCGAGGACTCGGCAGCGGTGACCTTCGACGTCCCGGACGAATACGCCGAGAGCTTCGACTTCGCTGCGGGGCAGTCCCTGACCCTGCGCCGGATGATCGACGGCGGAGAACACCGCCGCTCCTACTCCATCTGCGCCCCGGCCGGCACCGATCCGCGCATCGGTGTCCGCGAGATCCCCGACGGACTCTTCTCCCAATGGCTCGTCAACGATGTCCGCCCCGGTGAGACCATCGAGGTCCAGCCGCCCAGCGGCAGCTTCCAGGCCGACCCTGACCTGGGTGGACGGCACCTGTGCATCGCAGCCGGATCCGGCATCACCCCGATGCTCTCGATCGCCAGCACCGTGCTGTCCAACCCCGACGCCTCTCTCACTTTGCTCTACGGCAACCGCACCACGAACACCGTGATGTTCGCCGAGGAGCTCGCCGACCTCAAGGACTCCCGCAACCAGCAGCTCGACCTCATCCATGTCCTCTCCCGCGAACCCCGGGAGGTCGATCTCTTCTCCGGTCGCCTCGACGAGAAGAAGCTGCGCGCGCTGCTGACCAACCTCGTGCCCATCGGCGACATGGATCACGTGTGGCTCTGCGGTCCCTTCGGCATGCTCAGCGACGCCCGCGCGGTGCTCGCGGAATTCGGTGTGCCCAAGGACAAGATCCACTTCGAGCTCTTCTACGTGGACGAACCGCCACCAGAAGTCGTCCACGCGGACAAGGTCGTCGAGGGCGCCACCAGCGACGTCACGATCGTCCTCGACGGACGACGGACCACCTCGGCGATGTCACAGGGCAAGACGATCCTCGATTCGGCGCAGGAGTCACGCTCGGACCTGCCGTTCGCCTGCAAGGGCGGAGTCTGCGGCACCTGCCGTGCCAAGGTCTGCGGCGGCGAGGTCGACATGGTGCGCAACTACGCCCTCGAAGACGCCGAGGTTCAGGAGAACTTCGTCCTCACCTGTCAGACATTCCCCGTCAGCGACGAGGTCACGGTCGACTACGACTCGTGA
- a CDS encoding thiolase family protein yields the protein MPEAFVLDGLRTPIGRYGGVLADQRPDDLVATTLKAVVDRSGIDPADIDEVILGSANQAGEDNRNVARMAVLLAGLPESVPGFTVNRLCASGLTAITTARQMIAAGDADVVVAGGVESMTRAPWVTEKPSRAWAKPGKSWDTSIGWRFTNPAFGEDTTLSMPQTAERVAEKWKLSREQLDEFAYNSHRLALAAQDAGRFDPEILSIGEASADEGPRADTTVEKLAKLRAIHGPGGVITAGNSSSLNDGAAVVILVSESYAQKHDLSPRARVVTGASAGVSPEIMGIGPVPATRKVLDRVGWSVDDLEAVELNEAFASQSLACIGDLGLDPETVNAFGGAIALGHPLGCSGARITLTLLNRLEQADAKRGLATMCVGVGQGSALLLERV from the coding sequence ATGCCTGAGGCTTTCGTCCTGGATGGACTGCGCACACCCATCGGCCGCTACGGCGGAGTCCTTGCTGATCAGCGACCCGATGATCTGGTCGCGACCACGCTCAAGGCCGTCGTGGACCGGTCGGGAATCGATCCGGCGGACATCGACGAGGTGATCCTCGGCTCGGCGAACCAGGCCGGTGAGGACAACCGCAACGTCGCCCGCATGGCCGTACTGCTGGCCGGTCTGCCCGAGTCCGTTCCCGGCTTCACCGTCAACCGCCTGTGTGCCTCAGGGCTGACCGCGATCACGACTGCACGGCAGATGATCGCCGCCGGTGACGCCGATGTGGTTGTGGCCGGTGGCGTCGAATCGATGACGCGCGCACCATGGGTGACTGAGAAGCCCTCACGCGCCTGGGCGAAGCCGGGCAAGTCCTGGGACACCTCCATCGGCTGGCGCTTCACCAACCCCGCCTTCGGCGAGGACACGACCCTGTCGATGCCCCAGACCGCCGAACGTGTGGCCGAGAAATGGAAGCTCAGCCGTGAGCAGCTCGACGAATTCGCGTACAACTCGCATCGGTTGGCACTGGCCGCACAGGACGCGGGAAGATTCGATCCCGAGATCCTGTCCATCGGCGAAGCCAGCGCCGACGAAGGACCGCGTGCGGACACCACTGTGGAGAAGCTCGCCAAGCTGCGCGCCATCCACGGCCCAGGAGGGGTCATCACCGCGGGAAACTCCTCCTCCCTCAACGACGGTGCCGCCGTCGTCATCCTCGTCAGCGAGTCCTACGCGCAGAAGCATGACCTGAGCCCCAGGGCGCGCGTCGTCACCGGTGCCAGCGCCGGTGTATCCCCGGAGATCATGGGCATCGGACCTGTGCCCGCCACCCGCAAGGTCCTCGACCGTGTCGGCTGGAGCGTCGACGATCTCGAAGCCGTGGAGCTCAACGAGGCCTTCGCCTCACAGTCCCTGGCCTGCATCGGCGATCTGGGCCTGGACCCGGAGACCGTGAATGCCTTCGGTGGTGCGATTGCGCTGGGCCACCCGCTGGGCTGTTCGGGAGCACGCATCACCCTGACCCTGCTCAACCGCCTCGAGCAGGCGGATGCCAAGCGCGGACTGGCGACGATGTGCGTCGGCGTCGGCCAGGGTTCGGCACTGCTGTTGGAGCGGGTATGA
- a CDS encoding enoyl-CoA hydratase/isomerase family protein, producing MSAGGGNSPLIIERHEDRVIIRLNRPEVRNAIDQSMVDALHEVCAELEADPKVAILTGSNGVFAAGADIGQLLGRGREEALAGINSKVFTRIQELPMPVIALVEGFALGGGAELAFACDFRIGTPATKIGNPETGLGILAAAGAAWRLRELVGEPRAKEILLAGRTLQAEEAKSIGLLNDVVDPEDLEVAGQALADRIASFAPLAVRLSKSAFHAPREAHPLIDNLAQAVLFETEEKHTRMEAFLAKREAKKRKKAEQKGTPE from the coding sequence ATGAGCGCGGGCGGCGGGAACTCTCCGCTCATCATCGAACGCCACGAGGATCGCGTCATCATTCGGCTCAACCGTCCCGAGGTGCGCAACGCCATCGACCAGTCCATGGTCGATGCCCTCCACGAGGTGTGTGCCGAACTCGAGGCCGATCCGAAGGTCGCCATCCTCACCGGCTCGAATGGCGTCTTCGCCGCGGGCGCCGATATCGGGCAGCTGCTGGGTCGCGGCCGCGAGGAAGCGCTGGCCGGCATCAATTCGAAGGTCTTCACCCGGATTCAGGAACTGCCGATGCCCGTCATCGCTCTTGTCGAGGGCTTTGCCCTGGGCGGCGGAGCCGAACTCGCCTTCGCCTGCGACTTCCGGATCGGGACACCTGCGACGAAGATCGGCAACCCGGAGACCGGCCTCGGCATCCTCGCCGCGGCCGGTGCTGCCTGGCGTCTGCGTGAACTTGTGGGCGAGCCCCGTGCGAAGGAGATCCTGCTGGCCGGTCGCACACTGCAGGCCGAGGAAGCGAAATCGATCGGACTGCTCAACGACGTCGTCGACCCCGAGGACCTCGAAGTCGCGGGTCAGGCTCTTGCCGACCGCATTGCGAGCTTCGCACCTCTGGCCGTGAGGCTGAGCAAATCCGCATTCCACGCCCCGCGCGAGGCGCATCCGCTCATCGACAATCTGGCCCAGGCCGTGCTGTTCGAAACCGAAGAGAAGCACACTCGCATGGAAGCTTTCCTCGCCAAACGCGAAGCGAAGAAGCGGAAGAAGGCTGAACAGAAGGGCACCCCCGAATGA
- a CDS encoding 3-hydroxyacyl-CoA dehydrogenase family protein, producing MSEQTAREPDAVHTPNSTANSTAGTSSGAQVPETVGVYGGGRMGAGIAHAFASAGARVIIIENTEETVAAAKERVDASIEKSTSKGLEVKGSVEVVRDPTLLDQALLVVEAVPEIVELKQEILAAIAKYAPAASIATNTSALSIDELAAALPRPQALIGLHFFNPVPVSDLVEVVVGTHTQPGLVDVAKSWVAGLGKTAITVKDSPGFASSRLGVALALEAVRMVDEGVASAEDIDSAMTLGYRHPAGPLKTTDIVGLDVRLGIAEHLEAELGPRFAPPQLLRDKVAAGQLGRKSGQGFYTW from the coding sequence ATGAGCGAGCAGACCGCACGCGAACCTGACGCCGTGCACACGCCGAACTCGACGGCGAACTCCACAGCTGGCACAAGCAGCGGCGCCCAGGTCCCGGAGACCGTCGGCGTCTACGGCGGTGGCCGGATGGGTGCGGGCATTGCCCACGCCTTCGCCAGCGCCGGAGCCCGCGTCATCATCATCGAGAACACCGAAGAGACCGTGGCCGCGGCCAAGGAGCGCGTGGACGCCTCGATCGAGAAGTCGACGTCCAAGGGGCTCGAGGTCAAGGGCAGCGTCGAAGTCGTGCGCGATCCCACCCTGCTTGACCAGGCTCTTCTCGTTGTCGAAGCCGTCCCGGAGATCGTCGAGCTCAAGCAGGAGATCCTCGCGGCCATCGCAAAGTACGCGCCGGCCGCGAGCATCGCCACGAACACGAGCGCACTCTCCATTGATGAACTCGCCGCCGCACTGCCACGACCGCAGGCGCTCATCGGTCTTCACTTCTTCAACCCCGTCCCCGTCAGCGACCTCGTCGAGGTCGTCGTCGGCACCCACACCCAGCCGGGACTCGTCGACGTGGCGAAGTCCTGGGTGGCGGGACTGGGGAAAACGGCGATCACGGTCAAGGACTCACCGGGATTCGCCTCCAGCCGCCTCGGCGTGGCTCTCGCTCTCGAAGCGGTGCGCATGGTCGATGAAGGGGTCGCCAGTGCCGAAGACATCGACTCCGCGATGACGTTGGGCTACCGCCACCCGGCGGGTCCGCTGAAGACCACGGACATCGTCGGCCTCGACGTCCGCCTCGGCATCGCCGAGCACCTCGAGGCAGAGCTGGGGCCCAGGTTTGCACCGCCACAGCTGCTTAGGGACAAGGTCGCCGCGGGTCAGCTGGGTCGAAAATCCGGCCAGGGATTCTATACTTGGTGA
- a CDS encoding enoyl-CoA hydratase/isomerase family protein, with protein sequence MTEIRLSNRGNIAEIVLDGPDSRNALNAENLRDLAAAVAKVAEAIPSVRALLIRGEGKVFSSGRDISAVDVETDDAHAFLAEAFTPVFQSIRALPIPVISQVQGAALGLGFGVAAAADIIVAADNAKFGSPFAAIGAMLDSGAHHVFLDRVGYHRTMDLIITGDFLTGAEAAAAGIVSRAVPAEELSEFVESKLAAIVTGPAEAFAMEKGFVQKLADDRPTLAQVLAEEANLQETARRTPDYAEGFKAFQERRAPKFD encoded by the coding sequence GTGACCGAGATCCGACTGTCCAACCGGGGCAACATCGCAGAGATCGTCCTTGACGGCCCCGATTCCCGCAACGCCCTGAACGCCGAGAACCTGCGCGACCTCGCGGCGGCAGTGGCCAAGGTCGCCGAGGCGATCCCGAGCGTGCGCGCGCTCCTGATCAGGGGAGAGGGCAAGGTCTTCAGCTCCGGGCGCGACATCTCGGCCGTCGACGTCGAGACCGATGACGCCCACGCGTTCCTCGCCGAGGCTTTCACCCCCGTCTTCCAGTCCATCCGTGCGCTGCCGATCCCCGTGATCTCGCAAGTCCAGGGGGCCGCATTGGGGCTGGGCTTCGGTGTCGCGGCGGCTGCTGACATCATCGTCGCCGCCGACAATGCGAAGTTCGGCTCGCCGTTCGCCGCGATCGGCGCCATGCTCGACTCGGGTGCCCACCACGTGTTCCTCGATCGGGTGGGCTATCACCGGACGATGGACCTCATCATCACCGGTGATTTCCTGACCGGCGCCGAGGCGGCGGCTGCAGGCATCGTGTCCCGCGCTGTTCCAGCCGAGGAACTGTCAGAGTTCGTCGAGTCGAAGCTGGCCGCAATCGTGACCGGCCCGGCCGAGGCGTTCGCGATGGAAAAGGGCTTCGTGCAGAAACTCGCCGACGACCGCCCGACCCTGGCGCAGGTGCTTGCGGAAGAGGCCAACCTCCAGGAGACCGCACGTCGGACCCCGGACTACGCCGAAGGGTTCAAGGCCTTCCAAGAGCGCCGAGCACCGAAGTTCGACTGA
- a CDS encoding CueP family metal-binding protein → MIQTEMRRAAKPRRVIATAALTLLLAGCATDDSNPGAGDDQASTAEFLSEHGLDGMDAVEAIDHLDRLAVTDRPSDLMASVYPDELVLAGEAQEVTLDLPEDKAYVSIAPYVNTTHDCFYHSLTTCRGELGNEEVDVQVTDSATDELVVDEQAMTFDNGFAGFWVPSDISGTIDITHEGKSGSVEFSTADYGATCITDIRLS, encoded by the coding sequence GTGATTCAGACAGAAATGAGACGTGCGGCGAAACCTCGGCGAGTCATCGCCACAGCGGCCCTGACCTTGCTGTTGGCAGGTTGTGCGACCGATGATTCGAATCCCGGAGCCGGTGACGATCAGGCGTCGACGGCAGAGTTCCTCTCCGAGCACGGATTGGACGGGATGGACGCCGTTGAAGCCATTGATCATCTTGACCGACTTGCGGTGACAGACCGCCCAAGTGATCTCATGGCATCTGTCTACCCCGATGAGCTGGTGCTGGCCGGTGAAGCGCAAGAAGTGACTCTCGACCTGCCGGAGGACAAGGCATATGTGTCGATTGCTCCGTATGTGAACACCACCCACGACTGCTTCTACCACAGCCTGACAACCTGTCGTGGAGAGCTCGGCAACGAGGAAGTTGATGTGCAGGTCACCGACAGTGCCACCGACGAACTGGTCGTTGACGAGCAGGCGATGACGTTCGACAACGGCTTCGCCGGGTTCTGGGTCCCAAGCGACATCTCAGGAACCATTGACATCACTCACGAGGGGAAGTCCGGTTCCGTCGAATTCTCGACTGCGGATTACGGGGCGACCTGCATCACCGACATTCGGCTCTCGTGA